The Corallococcus exiguus genome has a window encoding:
- a CDS encoding linalool dehydratase/isomerase domain-containing protein: protein MRRKLVLLVLAVAVWLPALHLLFRPRDREALTAALALRQRTFSLQESSAERDVLHRTNPEWDLMVRTFSVLSFANLALSEPARKAEHLAVVDVLIARTLRDERRAHEAFFLPYVHAGPFKDPAGRSLFVDGELALMLAARQMVEKRADYAPLLRERVDLIAGQLERAPVLAAESYPDEGWTFCNTLALAALRLSDRVDGRDHGALLRRWVASARKNLSDSRTGLLVSSFTYDGVTKDGPEGSTLWLAAHMLQVVDADFASDQYQRARAALLGQALGFAWAGEWPAEEAAVQDIDSGPTIPWVNANAGSSGLALVGAAAFDDEEALDGLLTSLHFAAFPVHADTGLRFAAGNPLADAVLLYALVEGPLWRLARAPHLEAHR from the coding sequence ATGCGACGCAAACTCGTGCTGCTGGTGCTGGCCGTGGCGGTGTGGCTGCCGGCGCTCCACCTCCTGTTCCGGCCCCGCGACCGGGAAGCGCTGACAGCGGCGCTGGCCCTTCGCCAACGCACGTTCTCGCTCCAGGAATCGAGCGCGGAGCGCGACGTGCTCCACCGCACGAACCCGGAGTGGGACCTGATGGTGCGCACCTTCTCCGTGCTGTCGTTCGCGAACCTCGCGCTGTCGGAGCCCGCACGAAAGGCGGAGCACCTGGCCGTGGTGGACGTGCTCATCGCCCGGACGCTGCGAGACGAACGGCGGGCGCATGAGGCCTTCTTCCTGCCCTACGTGCACGCGGGCCCCTTCAAGGACCCGGCCGGGCGCAGCCTCTTCGTGGACGGTGAGCTGGCATTGATGCTCGCCGCGCGCCAGATGGTGGAGAAGCGCGCGGATTACGCGCCGCTCTTGCGCGAGCGCGTGGACCTCATCGCCGGACAGCTGGAGCGCGCGCCGGTGCTCGCGGCGGAGAGCTACCCGGACGAGGGCTGGACCTTCTGCAACACGTTGGCGCTCGCGGCGCTGCGCCTGTCGGACAGGGTGGACGGGCGGGACCATGGCGCGCTCCTGCGCCGGTGGGTGGCCTCCGCGCGGAAGAACCTGTCCGACAGTCGGACAGGCTTGCTCGTGTCCAGCTTCACCTACGACGGCGTGACGAAGGACGGGCCGGAGGGCTCCACGCTGTGGCTCGCCGCGCACATGCTCCAGGTGGTGGACGCGGACTTCGCGAGCGACCAATACCAGCGGGCCCGCGCCGCGCTCCTGGGGCAGGCGCTGGGCTTCGCGTGGGCGGGGGAGTGGCCAGCGGAGGAGGCCGCAGTGCAGGACATCGACTCCGGGCCCACGATTCCGTGGGTGAACGCGAACGCGGGCTCCAGCGGGCTGGCGCTCGTGGGCGCGGCGGCGTTCGACGACGAAGAGGCGCTGGATGGGCTGCTCACCAGCCTCCACTTCGCGGCGTTCCCGGTACACGCCGACACCGGCTTGCGCTTCGCGGCGGGCAATCCGCTCGCGGACGCGGTGCTGCTGTACGCGCTCGTCGAAGGACCCCTCTGGCGCCTCGCGCGGGCGCCGCACCTGGAGGCGCACCGATGA